The window ATCAAACCTTAGCGATATTGCTTCTATGGGAGGTAATCCTCTTTATGCACTGATATCACTCATCGTACCTCCTTCTACTGAGCTTGAAGTAATACTAGACATATACAGAGGCCTAGTTGACACCTTCTCAAACTATGGTGTATACATAGGAGGGGGTAATATATCAAAAGGTAGAGACTTAACAATAACTGTTACCTTGTTTGGAAACTGCTCCGATGTTCCACTTACTAGGAGTGGAGCCAAAAAAGGAGATCTGATATTCGTCAGTGGATTTGTCGGTGACTCCTCCTTAGGACTTGAAATACTCCTAAAGAAAGGGAAAGGTCCTTACCTTAGTGAGGTAGAATCATACTTGGTCTCAAAACATATTTCTCCTACACCACGAATAGAACTAGGTAAAAGACTCGTTGGAATAGCAACCTCTTGTATAGATATCAGCGACGGGCTACTGCAAGATATAGAACACATTCTAAACTCCTCCGGAGTAGGAGCAAAGATATCTCTAGAAAAAGTACCCATTAGTTCCGAATACAGCGTCTACATCTCCAGAGAAAAACGCTACAGCAGTTTGGTAGGATTCTTTAAATACCCACTTTCGGGCGGAGAAGATTATGAACTCGTATTTACTGTACCTTACAACCTAAAGGAAAAAGTTCTCAACATATCCAAGGAGCTTAATGTCAAACTTACAGAAATAGGAGAAATAACTGAAAATCCTGGTAAATTAGAACTTTTCTACTTTGAAGAAAGAATTGACGAAAAGGAATACAAAGGATGGAAACATTTCTAAGAAACATCTACTACTACCCTCTCAGCTTCTTCCTTTCTCAATGCTAACTTCGTAGACCTAACATTCACTATGATCGGTGAGCCAAAAAGAGAAATATTCTCTACTAAAACCTCCTCTCCCTCAAAAAAACCCATACTCAAAAGCCTCTTCTTAAATTCATCATTCCCCTCTATCTTCACTATCTTCCCTCTATTTCCCAACTTTGTATTGCTCAACCTCATTACCATACTCTACTCCTAACTATAATATAGGAGACCCCACGTGAATTTCAAAGAAAAACCACCTAGAGCCAACATTTCTCACAAAATATTTTCGTTTCATACTCCATAAAATAAGTATCTTCACTACGAAAAAACTTAATACTAAAGTTGATGTAGAAGCAAAGATTAACTAAATTCAAAGATGAGAAAATAAAGAAGTCAATCGTAAATAATACTTGCTATGATAGAAGTAAACATTTCAGAAAGCTCGGGTAGTGTAAAAATAGAATTAACCGGACACTCTGGTTACGGAAAGAAAGGCGAAGACATTGTTTGCGCAGGTATATCTGGGGTAGTCCAATTTCTCATCGTTCACTTGTTCAATAATCTTGGAAAAAAAGGTAAGTTTGAACTATCTTCTGGAAAAGGGCTAATTGAAATACCTAAAGAGAGAGATACATCACCATTAATCTCCTCCCTAATAGAGTATCTTAAACTTGTGGAGAAGAGTTACCCCGGAAGTGTTTGCCTAAGATTTCTCTCTAACGAGTAAGCTAGGAAAAGTCTATCACTTCATTTAGAGAAATCTTCTCAGCTATAATATGCTTTATGATACTTCTATCACCTGACAATTTTCTCAAAAAGTTCTCAAGTCTCTCTACGATAGGAATATTCTGGGGGAATCTAGCACTATCCGAAAACACCGAAGTAAGTTCAACTAGGTATTTTGAAATAAAGTTGAACCTATCAACAAGATCATCATCAACTCTCTCAGATGCTATATCTACCCTAGAGTAACTGAAGACACCCCCTTTAATCAATCTACTCCTTCTACTAGAGTTTAAGTTGATGTAACAGCTATACACGTTGTATGAATTGTTGCCTCTCAACTTATACACCCTAGATCTCAATCCCCCTTCTCTTAGATTAGGGTCGTCTAGAATACGCTTAGGTATGTTAAATGTCTTCACATGTCCAAAAATGCTTCGCTTAGGTATGTCAAATGTCTCCACATGTCCAAAAATGCTTCGCTTTGGTGAAAATAGCTTATCTATTCTCCCATCTTTCACTAAAATGGTCCCGTTAACGAGGGTTTTTATGATTTTATCACCGACATAATGTGGTTCTAAGATGTTATCCTCGACATAATGTAGTTCTAAATCCGGCATAATCTCACTCAGAACAACATCATTCCACAAATCGCTAACTCTCGGTATATTAGTTGGGTATTTGCAAATATCGTAAGCAACTTCTTTTGAAAAAATAATTTTGTTATAATCCAAATTATTGGATTTCAGGATGTTCTGGGGAATAATAACCTTTCTTACTATCTTAAATTTCGCAGACTTACTAAGTTCTATAGGCTTTCCAAGACAAGCTCTTACATGCCCAAGTGCAAAAGTCATGAAACCTATGACAGAGGATTTGGTTCTCGCAAGATAATCAAGTCTAGCAGTACCATCAAAAAATATCACTTCTTCAGGTCTGAACTTAGATTCCTTAAATTGAGAGTCATCAACACACTCAATGTCCTCCTCTACGAGAGATATATCTTGGTTAAGAAAGTCTTGAATATCGTCCACCTCAGAAAAACCTATTATGTCTTCCGATAACATTTCTCTAAAAGGCAACCTCATTTCACAATCACTCCTCAACAAAAAGCGTTATAAGTGAAGAAAGTGCATTCAACTTCTCAACGGACTTCTCTAGCCTGTCAATAAAATCTTTACTACTCACACCACCTATTTTATGAATATTGACAACAGTTCTCGGAAACGGAGCATAAACATCCTCAACTATGTATGAAAGAATTTTATACATTCCCTTAAATATATCTTTGAAAGCATTCAAAAACTCAAAGCACAAACTATTCATTATCGTTATTTTTCTTTCCACGACTTTTTTGTTACTTTCATTTGTCAGAAGCGAAGGATTTGAGATAAACCTTGAAAGCAGTATGTAATATTCCCCCCCTTGCTCAACAGCCTTCACAAAATCGTTCATTTTACTCTTGACTGGCTCAACCTTTGAAATAAGGTCATATAGTGTCTTTTGTAGTTGTTTCTCAGAAAA is drawn from Brevinematia bacterium and contains these coding sequences:
- the thiL gene encoding thiamine-phosphate kinase, which codes for MRVSEFEIIQYIREITEVSGIPREVIIPNGDDCFVFGFNGKALATTDTMVDGIHFLSERFSPYDIGVKSAISNLSDIASMGGNPLYALISLIVPPSTELEVILDIYRGLVDTFSNYGVYIGGGNISKGRDLTITVTLFGNCSDVPLTRSGAKKGDLIFVSGFVGDSSLGLEILLKKGKGPYLSEVESYLVSKHISPTPRIELGKRLVGIATSCIDISDGLLQDIEHILNSSGVGAKISLEKVPISSEYSVYISREKRYSSLVGFFKYPLSGGEDYELVFTVPYNLKEKVLNISKELNVKLTEIGEITENPGKLELFYFEERIDEKEYKGWKHF
- a CDS encoding ribosomal-processing cysteine protease Prp → MIEVNISESSGSVKIELTGHSGYGKKGEDIVCAGISGVVQFLIVHLFNNLGKKGKFELSSGKGLIEIPKERDTSPLISSLIEYLKLVEKSYPGSVCLRFLSNE
- a CDS encoding FeoA family protein; amino-acid sequence: MVMRLSNTKLGNRGKIVKIEGNDEFKKRLLSMGFFEGEEVLVENISLFGSPIIVNVRSTKLALRKEEAERVVVDVS